A region of the Corynebacterium renale genome:
TGGTGATCAAGCACCAGGGTGAAGTCGTCTTCGACGCCCCGGCGAACACCATCGCCGACGACGCCCCCGTCTACGACCGCCCGTGGGCGCGCCCAGATTGGCAGGACAAGCTGCAAGAACCTGGCCGCGAAGGTGGGGTGCCACTGCCTTCCGAACCGGCTGAGATCGCAGACGCTATCACCCGCCTGACCGCCAGCCCGGCACTGTGCTCGCGTGCGTACATCACCGAACAGTACGACCGCTACGTCCGTGGCAACACGGTCAAGGCGAAGAACTCGGACGCTGGTGTGCTGCGTATCGACGAAACCACCGGCCGCGGCGTCGCCGTGTCCGCAGATGCGTCGGGCCGCTACACCTACCTGGATCCCAACATGGGCGCACGCTTGGCGCTGGCGGAGGCGTACCGCAACGTCGTCGTCAGTGGTGGCAGCCCGGTTGCAGTGACCAACTGCCTGAACTTCGGCTCCCCAGAGGATCCGGACGTGATGTGGCAGTTCCGCGAGGCCGTGCATGGGCTTGCCGACGGCTCCCTCGAGCTGACCATCCCCGTGTCCGGAGGCAACGTCTCCTTCTACAACCAGACGGGTGACCAGGCGATTCTTCCAACCCCAGTCGTCGGTGTTCTAGGCGTCATGGACGACGTCGCCAAGGCGCACGGCCACGACCTGGGTAGTGTCGAAGAACCCGAGGTCCTCTTCGTCCTGGGTAAGACGGACGCCGACTTCGGCGGTTCGATTTGGCAGGAGATTTCCGGCACGCCGTTGCAGGGCCTCCCACCACAGGTGGATCTGGCAGATGAGGAAGCACTTGGTGCATTCTTCGCATCCGGCATCCAGGTCACCGCAGCTCACGACCTCTCCGAGGGGGGCCTGATCCAGGGTGTCCTGGAGATGGCGTTCCGATCCGGCCGTGGTGTCGAACTCGATGTCAGCGAAGTCCACGAGAATCTGTGGACCGCCCTGGCTTCCGAGTCTGCATCGCGTGTGGTCGTTGCTGTGACCGCCGACCACGTGGATGCGCTGTTGGCTGCCGCCGCTAAGGCAGGAGTCCCAGCGACCCGCATCGGTGCCACCACCGAAGGCCGCGACATTGCCATCAACCACGGTGAGCAGAAGGTCACCTTAGACCTTGATGAGCTGCACGCCGCATGGGAGGGCACGCTGCCAGGCCTCTTCGGGGTAACGCACACCCAGTAAAGAAACGTAAACCTGGTAGCAAGCTGGAGGGAATCTTTTCGATCCCCTCCAGCTTTTTCTTGTGCTCTTACAGTACGGTTGACCTCTTTTAGGGGGTAAAGCTAAGACCTTTTCTAGAATTAGGCAAGCCTTTCCACAGTAAGGCAAGGCTTTTCAGGTTTTAGTATTAAAGGAGCTACTGATGTCTCACACTATTTCTGCCCGGGTTTTCGCTGGCGCGTTGGCAGCAGCGACTGCCCTCAGCGTGGCTGCGTGTTCGTCCTCTGATGAAGCAAGCGTGGAGCAGTCGACAGCAGGGTCGGCAGAGGCCGGTAAGGAGTCTGCGAAGGAAGCCGCTTTCCCGCGCACCATCGAGACACTTGATGGTCAGGGCAACGCCAAAGAAATCACGATCGAGAAGAAACCGGAGCGCATCGTTTCTGTTTCTGTCACCTTGACCGGTGCTTTGGTGGCTCTCGACGCTCCCGTGGTCGGATCCGGCGGAGGTAACCCCAAGGCGCCGATGTTCGATGACGAAACCGGCTTTGGTACCTGGTGGGCTGACACCGCTAAGGAACGTGGCATCACTTCCACGCACACCGCAGGCAACCTGGACGCAGAGGCAGTTTTAGCGCTGGAGCCAGATCTGGTGATCATGTCGAACGTGGGGCAAGACAAGGGTTCTGACATCTATGATCAGCTTGCAGCGCTTGTGCCTGTCCAGGTCGTGGACTACTCCGACCAGTCGTGGGAAGAGACCACAAAGGAAGTCGCTCACGCCACTGGTTTGGACGACGCGGCCGACCAGATCATCGCAAACTATGAAAAGTCTGTTGCTGATGCCAAGGGCAAGCTCAACATCGAAGGGCCCGTGAACATCGTTTCCCTAAGCAAAGATACTGGCATGAACTTCTTCACCGAAGAGTCTGCTCAGGGTCGCATTTTTACCGACCTGGGTGTCGAACTTGCACTGCCTAAGGATGAGCTAGTGGGCAAGACCGCGCAGGGGACCGACCGCGGTGATATCAAGGGCGTGAACCCTGAGAACATTCCACTGGCGTTGGAAGGCCAATCCGTATTCGTTCTGAACTTAGGCGGTAAGGAACCTGCTGAACAGCAGGTACGCTCTAACCCAGCCCTAGCTCAGGCGCCGGCTGTGGCTAACGACCGTGTCTACGGCCTAGACGGCGAATTCTTCCGTATTGATGCCATTAGCGCTCAGGCTCTGGTGGATCACTTGGTAGAAACTTTTTAAACGGTGAGTCTTTCACATTCATGTATGTGGGGGCGATGGCTACGTCGATTAGCAATCGTTGTGGTCATTGCCTCCCTTCTTATTCTTGCTTGCGCAGTGAGCATGGTCGTTGGTGCTCGCGCCACTAGTCCAGGGGAAATCTTCCCTGGGTTGATAGGTGGCCTCCGCTACGCCACCGGCGCAGCTGAACTCACGGGTGCTGAAGGCGATCACATCACCATCTTGTTGGGTACACACCGCATTCCGCGTACCTTTCTTGCGCTCATCGCTGGTGTTGCTTTGGGGGCAGCCGGTGCTCTCATCCAGGGTTTTACCCGTAATCCGCTGGCGGAACCGGGCATTTTGGGCATAGCTGCAGGTGCCGCAGTCGCCATCGCTGGAGGCATTTCCTTGGGGGCGGTGTCTACTGCCACCGATTTTGTGGTGCCTGCGCTCATCGGGGCGGTGGCCGTGACAGCACTAGTGTTCGTCCTGGCGACTGCAGGGCCCACGGGTTCTAGCCCTCTGGCCTTCATCTTGTCGGGTATGGCGCTTTCGGCACTGCTCATGGCTATTGTGAACGCACTTGTCATTACCGATGACAGCGTGCTGGACGCGCTTCGTACCTGGGCCACTGGCTCCGTGGCAGGCCGAGATTTTAGCGTTGTGCGCGCTGCTCTTCCGTTGTGCATCGTAGGAGGGATCGCCGCCTGTCTGCTGGGGCCGGCAATGAATATCCTGGCACTTGGTGAAGAGACTGCTCATAGCCTAGGGGCTCCGGTTCAGGCCTACCGTATTTGCGGAGTTATTGTGATCGCGGTCCTTTCTGCAGCAGCCGTCGTAGCAGCAGGTCCCGTCAGCTTTGTCGGGCTGGCTGCACCGCACATGGCGCGAGTTATAACGGGTCATGATTATCGCGCCCTTATCCCGCTGTCCATGCTGGTCGGCGGATTCTTTACCCTCACCGCCGACATTCTGGGCCGGGTACTCGTAGCGCCCAGTGAGCTTCCCATGGGCGCTGTCCTCGCGCTGTGCGGCGTGCCAGTGTTCGTAGTCCTCGTTCGGCGGGGCCGTGTAGGAGGATTGATATGAGCACCACCGCCCAGTATTCACCGCGCATTCTCCGTGTAGGTGCGTGTGTGGTTCCCTTCAACGTCCGCCTCGTCGTAGGGATCCTTATCACCTTGGTGATTACAGTCCTCGTTGCCGTGTGGGCTCTGACCCAGGGCAGTTACTCGTTGACCATGGGCCAGGTCGCAGCGGTCTTCACCGGATCGGGAACCCATATCCAGCGCACCGTGGTCCTCGAGATGCGCCTGGGCCGAGTATTGGTAGCAATTGTTGTAGGTGCAGCTCTGGGATACGCCGGTGCTCTGACCCAGAACGTGGCCCGCAACGCCTTGGCCAGTCCGGACATCCTAGGTATCACGCAGGGTGCGTCCTTGGCAGCGGCCAGCACCATCATCTTTGCTGGAGCAGGAACTGGGGGCATTGTGGAAGCGAGTGCCTCTGGGCTTATGTCCACGGTTGGCGTACCCGGTGCCGCAATTCTGGGCGCAGTAATCACCGCGTTGGTGGTGTGGTTGGTGTCCGGGGCGCCGAAAAGTTCCATGATCCACGTGGTTCTCATCGGAGTCGCGGCATCCATCTTCTTCTCAGCGGCAACAACCTGGATTCTGGCGTACGCCCAGCTTGACAGGGCTGCCTCAGCCCGCATGTGGTTGACTGGCTCTCTCAACGGACGTGACTTTAATCATCTATGGATCCCACTGGCAGTAGTTCTGTGCGCGGTCGCAGCAGCAGGCTGGATTGCGTTCCAACTCGCGGCACTTACTCTTGGGGAAACTACCGCCACAGTTCTGGGACTTCGAGTCCGCCGGGTGCAACTAGTGCACCTGCTTACCGCAGTCGTTCTCACCGCAGTGGCTGTAGCTGCCACAGGGCCGATTGGGTTCATCGCTTTTGTTTGCCCACACCTGGCGCGGATGCTGGCGAACACTCCGGCTCCGCCGTTACTTTTTTCGGCCGTCCTCGGCGGGTGTGTCCTTCTGATCGCCGATCAAGTCGCACGCGTAGTTCTACCGTGGGAGTTGCCGGTCGGCGTAGTCACATCCGTGGTGGGGGCGCCCTTCTTGTTGTACATGATTATTCGAACTCGACGATTGGAGTCGATCTAGTGGACGCCCTGTTCAATACCCGGAACTTAAGCGTGGGGTATGGCAACACCACCATCATCGACCGACTTAACCTCTGTATCGCAACCGGAGAAGTTACTACACTCATTGGGCCCAACGGATGCGGGAAATCTACCCTCCTCAAAGCGATGAGCGCTCTGCTTGGGCATACCGGCACCCTCGAATTCTTAGGCCGTCCTCTTGAACAGTGGGGCCGCAAAGAACGAGCTCGCGCACTGACCTTGCTCCCGCAGTCACCTGTCGCACCTGGTGGATTAACCGTGGCTCAGCTGATTTCTCGTGGCCGCCACCCGTATCAGAATTGGTTAGCCCAATGGTCTGACCAGGATAGTGACGTGGTCAATCATGCTATGGAGATCACGGGTGTGGGACACCTGGCTAGTCGGCAGCTCGCAGACCTTTCCGGTGGGCAACGCCAGCGGGTATGGATCGCCATGGCAATCGCCCAAGACACTCCCGCATTGCTTCTCGACGAACCGACCACTTTCCTCGACCTGGCGACCTCAGTGGACGTGCTACGTTTGGTCCGTGAACTCTGCGATACGCAGGGCCGTTCTGTAGTCATGGTATTACATGATCTCAACCTGGCGGGCCGGTTCTCCGACCGCCTCATCCTGCTCAATGCAGAGGGCTCTGTGGCCGCAAGCGGAAAACCAGAAGACGTCCTCACCGAGGAACTCCTTCGCGAAGTGTTCAGCTTGGACGCCATCGTGGTCAAGGATCCTGTCAGTGGCGGTCCCTTAGTGTTGCCACGTTAGAACGGCAGGTGATTCCGCAGCCAGGCGGCTAGGTTAGGGCCGTTATTCTGAACGCCCCAGATGATGAGCGCCAGGAGCACACCCACCACGCCTAGACCTGCCACCGCAGCAAGGCCGCCTTCGGAGCTGCCAGGCTCGGCGTCGGGGGCCTCGCCAGCGTCGTCTGGCTGCTCATCTGGCTGCACCGGCGGCTTCGGTGTGTCGGGTTTCTCCTGCTTGCCAGGCTCCTCGACCTTAGTGTTGCCCTTGGAGATCGTGACTTTATCCACCACGTATGGGGTGTTCACGTTGTACGTCGTCAGTGTGAGTGAGTCCGCGGTGACCTCAACGTTCGTGAAATCCGGGTTGTAATCCTGACGCCACCGCGCGGTCGAGGGGTGCGCGAGGTCCCGGGCGCGTTCCTCGCGGATGCGGGGGTAGGTCTGGCCGTCGTTGCCCTGGAAATCGTAGTACTTCCCGCCGCCGGCAGTCGTGGAGGTGACGTACAGGACCTGGCCGTCAGTGGGGTGGAGGACGTCGCCGGCCTGTGCGGGTTCAGCCGAGGTGACGGGTGTGGTGCCCTCCATGAGGTGGGTGCGGGTGTAAATGTGGTCGTGCCCGTTGAGGACCAGGTCAACGCCGGCCGCCGAAAGCGCTGGGGCAAGTTCATCGCGCAGGCGGACAACTTCTGCGTCGGTGTAGTGAGTGCCCTGGGAAAACAGGGCGTGGTGGAAACCAACAATGATCCAGTCGGCTTTCGCGCCGTGTTGGCTGGTGACGTCGTTGACGTATTCGATGTGCTGCGCGATATCTGCGCTGGTGTTGCGGTTAGAGTCCAGGCCGATGAACAGGACATTGTTGTATTCGAAGTAGTAGTTCGCGGAATTGTCTTGTTCGTTCGGCAGGAAGAAAGCATCCTCGAAGTGCTTGTGCGGGGTCACCCCGTACGTCTCATGGTTGCCTTTGAGCACGCCCAGGCGTTTCGAGCGGACCTCGTCGGGGGAGAGGAAACCTTCGTACTGGGCCAGCGGGTCGCCCCACCCTTCGACCTGGTCGCCTAAATGCATGATGAAGGAAGCATCCGGGTGTTCAGCGGTTGCAGTTTCGAGGGCCTTGTCCCAGTTGGCGGTTTGTTCTGCTACCCGCGTGCCCACGCCAATCTGGGCGTCGGCAAGCGCCAGGAAGTTCCAGGAATCATCAAAGTCACCGGTGGTAAACGTGAACTCGCCCGAGGTCGCCCCCTGGCCGTCGGTGATGCGGTACGTGTAGGACGTATTCGCGGACAGCCCCGTCATGGTGGCTTCCTGCGGGTAGAACACGGCAGCGTTGTACGCGCCCTGCGTTGCGGCAACGGTGGTGACCGAGCCTGGATTATCGGAGGGCCAGTACTCCAGGTACTGTGGGCCCGAGGTGCGCGACTGCCACGCCACATTAGCCTCAGTCTCGTCCGCCCCGATTCCCAGCACAATGCGGCTGACGGGCGCCGATTGCGCAACCGCCACCGTGGACTGGGTTAAAGCTACCGACGACGCCACAACGGCAACCAACGCCGCCCGCCGCACACTACGAAAACGAGGTTTAGGTGATGCAATAGTCATAGTCCAGAATCCCACCAGAGCCCCCTTACAGCGCATGAAAGTGCTGGTTAACGGCGTATGAATTTTATTCAAAGAGTTGCTTCCCCGCGTTGCGGACTCTTTCGGGGCGGTCCAAGTTTAAGTATCATGAGCACTTCGAAGAATCCAGTAACACGCCGCACCGCACTCCAGGCAGCTGCAGCAGGTGCGGCAACCGTCGGCCTGGGGGTAGGGGTAGCCACGGCTATCGACGGCACCCGCCACGAATCCACCCCAGCGCACCCAACCACCGCGGACAACTGGGGTCTGCCGTTCCTCCACGGCGTGGCTTCGGGTGACCCGCTGCCGGATTCGGTCATCCTGTGGACTCGCATCACCCCGGACCGCGACGCCCTGCCTGGTTCTGGTCTGGGCGAATCCGTGGAGGTGGAGTGGCAAATCTCAGAGGACGAATCCTTCGCAGCGCCGCGAACGGGGCGGGTGCGGGCGTCGGCAAGCACCGATCACACCGTCCACGTTGACCCCGAGCAGCTGCGCCCGAACACCGTCTACTACTACCGGTTTATCGTGCGCTCCGGCGAGCATTCGGGTGCAATCTCCCCGGTGGGACGCACCCTGACCGCACCCGCACCCGACGAAGACAACCAGGAATTACGGTTCGCCGTCGCCTCGTGCGCCAACTGGGAATCCGGTTACTTCGCCGCCTACCGCGACATGGCGCAGCGCGCCCGCGCCGGGGAAATCGACCACGTGGTCTTCCTCGGCGACTACATCTACGAGTACGCAACCGGCGAATACGCCGGCAAGAGTGGGGTCGCGCGCATGCACCACCCGGAATGGGAAATCACCACGCTCGAGGATTACCGCGTGCGCTACGGCCGCTACCGCACCGACCTCAACCTGCAGGCAGCCCACGCCGCGTGCCCTTGGATCGTGGTGTGGGATGACCACGAGACAGCCAACAATTCCTGGCGCGGCGGCGCTGAAAACCACACCGAAGGCCGGGTCGAAGGCGACTGGAATTCCCGCCGCGACGCCGCCATGCAGGCCTATTTCGAATGGTTGCCGGTGCGCTCCCAATCGCTTTCCGACGAACGCCGCATCTACCGCAACCTCCAATTCGGAAAGTTAGCCCAACTGACCATCATGGACCTGCGCAGTTACCGCGATCAAGAGACCAGCAGCGACCGCTTCCAGGAGGCATCGCGCACGATGCTGGGTTCGGAACAGTACGCCTGGCTAGTGGACCAATTACGCACCTCTGAGACGACGTGGGACGTGCTGGGCAATTCCGTGATGATCTCCCCGATGAAGTTGTTCACCCAGCCGGGACGCGACGACATCAATACCGCCATCGGGTTCATCAAGGAGCGCTCGACTGGTATTGCTGTGAATTCGGACCAGTGGGACGGTTACGCCGTGGAGCGCGACCGCCTGCTCACTGTTCTCGACGAACTGGGCTCCCAAGTACTGTTCCTCACCGGCGACATTCACTCCGAATGGGCGAACTCCGTGTCCTCCACGTTTGGGGAGATCGGCTGCGAACTCGTGTGTACCTCTATTTCCGCGCCGAACGTGGATGAGATTATGACCACCGCTTTTGGAACGTATCGCCCGGAAGATAACTCCACTTCACTAACCGTCGAGGACATCATCCGCACGAACAACCCGTGGGTCAAGCACATTGACTTCGACGCCCACGGCTACGGCGTAGCCGTCATCACTCCGACTGCTGTGGACATGCAGTTCTACAGAGTCTCGGACGTCGAAGACCCGGACGCCACCGTGGGGTTGGCGCTGGAGAAACGGTGGGAAGTAGGTAAAGGTTTCGTGGCCTAGGGGCTAAGAAAACGCCCGAGGGCCTTGGTCTATGAGACCAAGGCCCTCGCTTTTATGGTGTGGACGAGTACCTAGCGGAACTTAACGTTTAGCATGTTCTGTGCGTCGGAAATCGCTTTCTGAATGGCGCGCATGGATACTGCTGACCTGCAGGTTTACCTCCCGCACAGGTGCTGCGTGCACTTTCGCGAGCAAACCGATCAGCAGAGGCAGAGCGACGATAAGCGGGACGCCGATACCGAGCGCAAGCCCCACGTTGAAGGTGCCCTCCTCTGGTTTCGGTTGCGGGGCAGGGGTAGGGGACAGCTCGACCGGCCCCTCGATTATGGATAAATTGCAGAGTCACTAGTGGATAAATCCAAGAGTCAGTTGTGGATAAATCCAAGAGTCACTAGCAAATTTGTCCATCATTCACTAGCCTGAACCATATGGGAGAGTACATTTCACGCTTGGTCGATGCTGAGGTTGAGCGAGGGCTGTCCACCTCTGGGGCACTTATTTTGAAAGGTCCCAGGGCTTGCGGGAAGACGAGGACGGCTAAGCAGTTCGCCCGGTCGCTGATCCAGCTTGATCGCGATAACCCGGAAACTGCAGCAGCGCGTATGCAACCATCTCTTGGGCTAATTGGGGAAAAGCCTCGTCTCATTGATGAATGGCAGGTTGTGCTTTCAATCTGGAATGAGGTTCGCCACGCCGTCGACGACGCGGGTGAAAAGGGCCAATTCATCCTGACGGGGTCTGCTACCCCTGATGAGGTAGCTCATCGTCATTCTGGGGCTGGTCGGATTCGTAGCGTTGTAATGCGAACATTAAGTCTGGCAGAAAGAGGCGTTGATGCGGACCAGGTTTCGTTAGCCGGAATAGTCAATAGTGCCCAGCGCGCTACTGCTGGCACTCAGCTTTCAGTCCCGGATTACGCCAATTTGATTGTGGCAGGTGGATTTCCAGAGTTTTATAAGTTTGATCCGATCGATGCGCAGGAAGCGTTGGAATCGTACCTCTTAGAAATGAGTGAGCACGACTATCCAGATATCGGCGGCCCCCGCCGGGATCCGCGACGGTTCCACAATTTCCTGACCGCATATGCAGGGCTTATTGCTCAGCCTGCCACGGCTGCAGCTATCCGGCGACGGATAGGAGAACTCAGCGGAGCATTAGGGGTCCCCGCGGCAGAAACTGTCAATGCTCTGCACGATTTTGCGGTCCGGCTATTCCTCGTCGAGGATCAGCCTGCATGGTCTCCGGAAGTACGATCGAAGACCACACTCGTGCAGTTGCCAAAACGTCACCTGGCGGACCCAGCACTGGCAGCGGCGCTTTTAGGCATCGGCCCGGATTATTTACTTCAAGATCTGGAAACGCTCGGAATATTCTTTGAGTCTTTGGTTGTCCACGATCTGCGTATTTACGCGCAGCATTTGCGTGCTCGGGGCGTCTACCATTTACGTGATATGAAAGGCCGCGAGGAAATCGACACCATTGTCGAGCTGCGCGACGGGCGCTGGGTCGGGGTTGAAGTGAAGCTGTCCCACACAGCCGTCGACTCCGCTGCCGCGAATTTACTGTCCATCGCCGCGAAAATTGTCCCACCCGCGGCGGCGCTCATTGTTGTTGTGCCCACTGGCCCCGCATTCCAGCGCCCCGATGGTGTGTGGGTGGTCCCGTTGGCGTCGTTAGCCCCCTAAATGCCTGCGGGCCTGGGCGGTTTATCGCCCAAGCCCACAGTGCTGCCACCTAGTCGATGTGATTCGGACGCGCTGGTGGCACCAGCGGGACCGGGCTGTACTCTGCGCGCAGGTTACGCAGTACCTGGGCGTGCTCGGCTAGCTTGATGTCGTCCTCGGTGACGGGGACGAATTCGCGGGCAGGCAGCGTGTGTCCGTCTAGATCCAGCGCGATGTAGGAGACGGTCGCGTGGATGGCGGTCTCTAGTTCGGCCCGTCCGCGGTGAGCGTCGCCGGCGCGGACGTGGATGGACATCTGCATGGAGCGGGCGTCGGTACGCATCATGCGGGCATCTACTTCAATGAGGTCACCGATGGAGATCGGCTGGTAGAAGCGGATGCCACCGGCGTAGACGGCGACGGTGCGTTCGCCGGCCCACTCCATGGAGCAGGCCAGCCCGGCTTCGTCGATCCATTCCATTGCGTTACCGCCGTGGACCTTGCCGCCCCAGTTGGCGTCGGTCGGTTTTGCCAGGAAGCGGGTAATAATGCGCGGTGCGTAGGTTTCGCCGTCGTAAGACTGCTTTTCCATCTCTTCTTCGATGGCTTTGCGTAGCTGGATGCGGCCTTCGGCGGCCTTCCACACGCGGTGTTCCTCGGGGGTTTCCGGGGTGAAAGTGGGCACTGGGGTGCTGCGCCCTGTGGCGGTGTCCTTGGCCACGAAGATAACCAGGCAGTCGCAGGCGCGGGTGAAGATGCCTTCGCGCGGGTCAGCGGAGAGCACCTCGTTGACGATGTGCATGGAGGACCGGCCGGTCATCGCGATCCGCGAGCGCACCTCGACGATGTGCCCGGAGGGGATAGGACGGGTGAAGTGGATATGGCCCACGTAGGCGGTCACGCAGTATTTACCGGACCATTGGGTGGCACACGCGTAGGCGGCCTTGTCAATCCATTGCAGTACGCGCCCGCCGCTCACGCCTTGTGCGCCGTGCATAATCACGTCCGTCGGGGACGCCATGAAGCGCAGGGTAACTTCGGGTGATTTCAATTGCTCCTGGGTTTGTTGAGTCACACCAGCTATCGTAGCGCTATGGCTAAAAACGATCCTGTCCTCACCCGTGCTGCCGTCCTGGAGATTGCGGATTGGATCCGTGACCCGGAAGCTCATCCGCAGCCACCACGCCCATTGCTTGCCGACGCCGTCCGGCGGACCGCCCGCGCGGTCGAAGCAGAGGCGCCGGGCCATACCGTTGAGTTGCGGGTCCCACCCTTCGTGGCGGTGCAGTGTGTCGAAGGGCCACGGCATACGCGCGGTACGCCACCGAACGTGGTGGAGATGAGTCCGCGCACCTGGTTGCAGATTGCGTGTGGAATTGTCGGTTTCGATGCGGCTGTGGCCGACGGCAGGGTGGACGCATCGGGGTCGCGGGCGGGTGAAGTGGC
Encoded here:
- a CDS encoding FecCD family ABC transporter permease is translated as MWGRWLRRLAIVVVIASLLILACAVSMVVGARATSPGEIFPGLIGGLRYATGAAELTGAEGDHITILLGTHRIPRTFLALIAGVALGAAGALIQGFTRNPLAEPGILGIAAGAAVAIAGGISLGAVSTATDFVVPALIGAVAVTALVFVLATAGPTGSSPLAFILSGMALSALLMAIVNALVITDDSVLDALRTWATGSVAGRDFSVVRAALPLCIVGGIAACLLGPAMNILALGEETAHSLGAPVQAYRICGVIVIAVLSAAAVVAAGPVSFVGLAAPHMARVITGHDYRALIPLSMLVGGFFTLTADILGRVLVAPSELPMGAVLALCGVPVFVVLVRRGRVGGLI
- a CDS encoding FecCD family ABC transporter permease, whose amino-acid sequence is MSTTAQYSPRILRVGACVVPFNVRLVVGILITLVITVLVAVWALTQGSYSLTMGQVAAVFTGSGTHIQRTVVLEMRLGRVLVAIVVGAALGYAGALTQNVARNALASPDILGITQGASLAAASTIIFAGAGTGGIVEASASGLMSTVGVPGAAILGAVITALVVWLVSGAPKSSMIHVVLIGVAASIFFSAATTWILAYAQLDRAASARMWLTGSLNGRDFNHLWIPLAVVLCAVAAAGWIAFQLAALTLGETTATVLGLRVRRVQLVHLLTAVVLTAVAVAATGPIGFIAFVCPHLARMLANTPAPPLLFSAVLGGCVLLIADQVARVVLPWELPVGVVTSVVGAPFLLYMIIRTRRLESI
- the purL gene encoding phosphoribosylformylglycinamidine synthase subunit PurL, with the protein product MTHVHNDTVAEALETPDKEQPYAALGLRDEEYAHIKEILGRRPTDAELTVYSVMWSEHCSYKSSKVHLRYFGETTTEEMASKILAGIGENAGVVDVGDGNAVTFRVESHNHPSYIEPHQGAATGVGGIVRDIMAMGARPIAVMDQLRFGPADAPDTQRVLPGVVDGISHYGNCLGLPNIGGETVFDESYAGNPLVNALCVGTLKSDDLKLAFASGRGNKVILFGSRTGLDGIGGVSVLASDTFAEGAERKLPAVQVGDPFAEKVLIECCLDLYHAGVVVGIQDLGGAGLACATSELAASGDGGMEVNLDNVPLRAENMTAAEILASESQERMCAVVRPEDVDRFKEICAHWDVTCAVIGEVVEGENLVIKHQGEVVFDAPANTIADDAPVYDRPWARPDWQDKLQEPGREGGVPLPSEPAEIADAITRLTASPALCSRAYITEQYDRYVRGNTVKAKNSDAGVLRIDETTGRGVAVSADASGRYTYLDPNMGARLALAEAYRNVVVSGGSPVAVTNCLNFGSPEDPDVMWQFREAVHGLADGSLELTIPVSGGNVSFYNQTGDQAILPTPVVGVLGVMDDVAKAHGHDLGSVEEPEVLFVLGKTDADFGGSIWQEISGTPLQGLPPQVDLADEEALGAFFASGIQVTAAHDLSEGGLIQGVLEMAFRSGRGVELDVSEVHENLWTALASESASRVVVAVTADHVDALLAAAAKAGVPATRIGATTEGRDIAINHGEQKVTLDLDELHAAWEGTLPGLFGVTHTQ
- a CDS encoding ATP-binding protein: MGEYISRLVDAEVERGLSTSGALILKGPRACGKTRTAKQFARSLIQLDRDNPETAAARMQPSLGLIGEKPRLIDEWQVVLSIWNEVRHAVDDAGEKGQFILTGSATPDEVAHRHSGAGRIRSVVMRTLSLAERGVDADQVSLAGIVNSAQRATAGTQLSVPDYANLIVAGGFPEFYKFDPIDAQEALESYLLEMSEHDYPDIGGPRRDPRRFHNFLTAYAGLIAQPATAAAIRRRIGELSGALGVPAAETVNALHDFAVRLFLVEDQPAWSPEVRSKTTLVQLPKRHLADPALAAALLGIGPDYLLQDLETLGIFFESLVVHDLRIYAQHLRARGVYHLRDMKGREEIDTIVELRDGRWVGVEVKLSHTAVDSAAANLLSIAAKIVPPAAALIVVVPTGPAFQRPDGVWVVPLASLAP
- a CDS encoding ABC transporter ATP-binding protein, translated to MDALFNTRNLSVGYGNTTIIDRLNLCIATGEVTTLIGPNGCGKSTLLKAMSALLGHTGTLEFLGRPLEQWGRKERARALTLLPQSPVAPGGLTVAQLISRGRHPYQNWLAQWSDQDSDVVNHAMEITGVGHLASRQLADLSGGQRQRVWIAMAIAQDTPALLLDEPTTFLDLATSVDVLRLVRELCDTQGRSVVMVLHDLNLAGRFSDRLILLNAEGSVAASGKPEDVLTEELLREVFSLDAIVVKDPVSGGPLVLPR
- a CDS encoding purple acid phosphatase family protein is translated as MTIASPKPRFRSVRRAALVAVVASSVALTQSTVAVAQSAPVSRIVLGIGADETEANVAWQSRTSGPQYLEYWPSDNPGSVTTVAATQGAYNAAVFYPQEATMTGLSANTSYTYRITDGQGATSGEFTFTTGDFDDSWNFLALADAQIGVGTRVAEQTANWDKALETATAEHPDASFIMHLGDQVEGWGDPLAQYEGFLSPDEVRSKRLGVLKGNHETYGVTPHKHFEDAFFLPNEQDNSANYYFEYNNVLFIGLDSNRNTSADIAQHIEYVNDVTSQHGAKADWIIVGFHHALFSQGTHYTDAEVVRLRDELAPALSAAGVDLVLNGHDHIYTRTHLMEGTTPVTSAEPAQAGDVLHPTDGQVLYVTSTTAGGGKYYDFQGNDGQTYPRIREERARDLAHPSTARWRQDYNPDFTNVEVTADSLTLTTYNVNTPYVVDKVTISKGNTKVEEPGKQEKPDTPKPPVQPDEQPDDAGEAPDAEPGSSEGGLAAVAGLGVVGVLLALIIWGVQNNGPNLAAWLRNHLPF
- the fepB gene encoding Fe2+-enterobactin ABC transporter substrate-binding protein, which codes for MSHTISARVFAGALAAATALSVAACSSSDEASVEQSTAGSAEAGKESAKEAAFPRTIETLDGQGNAKEITIEKKPERIVSVSVTLTGALVALDAPVVGSGGGNPKAPMFDDETGFGTWWADTAKERGITSTHTAGNLDAEAVLALEPDLVIMSNVGQDKGSDIYDQLAALVPVQVVDYSDQSWEETTKEVAHATGLDDAADQIIANYEKSVADAKGKLNIEGPVNIVSLSKDTGMNFFTEESAQGRIFTDLGVELALPKDELVGKTAQGTDRGDIKGVNPENIPLALEGQSVFVLNLGGKEPAEQQVRSNPALAQAPAVANDRVYGLDGEFFRIDAISAQALVDHLVETF
- a CDS encoding alkaline phosphatase D family protein; this translates as MSTSKNPVTRRTALQAAAAGAATVGLGVGVATAIDGTRHESTPAHPTTADNWGLPFLHGVASGDPLPDSVILWTRITPDRDALPGSGLGESVEVEWQISEDESFAAPRTGRVRASASTDHTVHVDPEQLRPNTVYYYRFIVRSGEHSGAISPVGRTLTAPAPDEDNQELRFAVASCANWESGYFAAYRDMAQRARAGEIDHVVFLGDYIYEYATGEYAGKSGVARMHHPEWEITTLEDYRVRYGRYRTDLNLQAAHAACPWIVVWDDHETANNSWRGGAENHTEGRVEGDWNSRRDAAMQAYFEWLPVRSQSLSDERRIYRNLQFGKLAQLTIMDLRSYRDQETSSDRFQEASRTMLGSEQYAWLVDQLRTSETTWDVLGNSVMISPMKLFTQPGRDDINTAIGFIKERSTGIAVNSDQWDGYAVERDRLLTVLDELGSQVLFLTGDIHSEWANSVSSTFGEIGCELVCTSISAPNVDEIMTTAFGTYRPEDNSTSLTVEDIIRTNNPWVKHIDFDAHGYGVAVITPTAVDMQFYRVSDVEDPDATVGLALEKRWEVGKGFVA